The proteins below come from a single Malus domestica chromosome 03, GDT2T_hap1 genomic window:
- the LOC103432298 gene encoding protein SPIRRIG-like isoform X1, with the protein MFQGSKGKTMKWGTLLKDLREKVGLTHSPSSSLSASASAAAASSSSSLSANNNANSALHGSYSPSRDKHELELDFKRFWEEFRSSSSEKEKEAALNLTVDVFCRLVKQDANVAQLVTMLVETHIFSFVLGRAFVTDIEKLKISSRKRHLDVEKVLNFFSEVTKDGISPGSNLLTALQVLASGPIDKQSLLDSGIFCCLIHILNALLDPDEANQKQKATDRDELFSTEKDYDGDAGQVRRLEVEGSVVHIMKALANHPLAAQSLIEDDSLQLLFQMVANGSLTVFSRYKEGLVLLHSIQLHRHAMQILGLLLVNDNGSTAQYLRKHHLIKVLLMAVKDFNPDCGDPTYTMGIVDLLLECVELSYRPEAGGVRLREDIHNAHGYQFLVQFALTLSSMPKSQGFHSVHFKSSDQNSASGGSHAQDVVDMQDSRGEKGPLAEQLSPTLSRLLDVLVNLAQTGSTESKGSKSSHTRSSGHSRSCTPSSDRLADEVWEKDNNKVKDLEAVQMLQDIFLKADSRELQAEVLNRMFKIFSSHLENYKLCQQLRTVPLFILNMAGFSPSSQEILLKILEYAVTVVNCVPEQELLSLCCLLQQPISSELKHTVLSFLVKLLSFDQQYKKVLREVGVLEVLLDDLKQHKLLLGSEHQSGNTNQLERKSSSSSFKKHLDSKDVIISSPRLMESGSVKLPMFEVDRTITIAWDCMVSLLKKTETNQSSFRVANGVTAVLPFLVSDTHRAGVLRVLSCLVIEDSTQAHPEELGVIVEILKSGMVTSVLGSQYRLQNDAKCDTMGALWRILGVNNSAQRVFGEATGFSLLLTTLHSFQSDGEHSDQSSLEVYIKVFTYLLRLVTAGVCDNAVNRTKLHTLISSQTFYDLLSESGLLSVDCEKQVIQLLFELALEIVLPPFLTSESVTSSDVLDNESSSFSIMTTSGSFHPDKERVFNAGAVRVLIRSLLLFTPKMQLEVLNLIERLARAGPFNQENLTSIGCIELLLETIHPFLLGSSPLMKYALEIVEVLGAYRLSASELRVLIRYVLQMRSMRSGRILVDMMERLIVMEDSENISLAPFVEMDMSKIGHASIQVSLGERSWPPAAGYSFVCWFQFRNLLKLQAKETESKAGPFKKWSSSARKHHERHILRIFSVGAANNENAFYAELYLDEDGVLTLATSNSCSLSFSGLELEEGRWHHLAVVHSKPNALAGLFQASVAYVYLDGKLRHTGKLGYSPSPIGKPLQVTVGTPVTCARVSDLIWKVRSCYLFEEVLTSGCICFMYILGRGYRGLFQDTDLLRFVPNQACGGGSMAILDTLDADLTLASSTQKLDISNKQGDSKADGSGIVWDLERLGSLSLQLSGKKLIFAFDGTCAEAIRASGEVSMLNLVDPLSAAASPIGGIPRFGRLHGDIYLCRQCVIGDTVCLVGGMTVILALVEAAETRDMLHMALTLLASALHQNPQNVRDMQKCRGYHLLAVFLRRRMSLFDMQCLEIFFQIAACEASFSEPRKLIYNRTNLSAATTMQETSFEELNLSRFRDEFSSVGSQGDMDDFSAQKDSFSHISELESADIPAETSNCIVLSNEDMVEHVLLDWTLWVTAPVAIQIALLGFLEHLVSMHWYRNHNLTVLRRINLVQHLLVTLQRGDVEVPVLEKLVVLLGVILEDGFLSSELEHVVRFVIMTFDPPDLTPRHPIMREAMGKHVIVRNMLLEMLIDLQVTIKSEEVLEQWHKIVSSKLITYFLDESVHPTSMRWIMTLLGVCLTSSPTFALKFRTSGGYQGLNRVLPSFYDSPDIYYILFCLIFGKSVYPRLPEVRMLDFHALMPNDGSFVELKFVELLESVITMAKSTFDRLSVQSMLAHQSGNLSQVGAGLVAELVNGNADMAGELQGEALMHKTYAARLMGGEASAPFAATSVLRFMVDLAKMCSPFTGVCKRAEFLESCIDLYFSCVRAAHAVKMAKELSVKAEEKNLNDCDDSCSSQNTFSSLPHEQDQSAKTSISVGSFPPGQVSSNSEDTAVPPNSGTDDKTETNATAAKQELHKSVQDHVQAVQSLESDNVDQVSAPSSTNDYNFRKRVTLEPIKPVDSQSSTSFTMLDSPNLSEKSSSRLPLTLSPSPVLALTSWLGSGGYNESKSPSVATPSIDSSVTTTEFDPSSDLKSPGPSTASTFFSASPKLLLEMDECGYGGGPCSAGATAVLDFIAEVLSEFVTEQIKVSQIIEGILESVPLYVDADSMLVFQGLCLSRLMNFLERRLLRDDEENEKKLDKNRWSSNLDSLCWMIVDRAYMGAFPQPSGILKTLEFLLSMLQLANKDGRIEEATPSGKSLLSIGRGSRQLDAYIHSILKNTNRMILYCFLPSFLSSIGEDDLLLCLGLLVESKKRVSSNSSLDNSGIDICTVLQLLVAHRRIIFCPSNMDTDINCCLCVNLISLLCDQRQNVQNLAVDIVKYLLVHRRVALEDLLVSKPNQGHQLDVLHGGFDKLLTENLSAFFEWLQSSELLVNKVLEQCASIMWVQYITGSAKFPGVRIKAMEGRRKREMGRKSRDASKLDVKHWEQVNERRYALELVRDAMSTELRVVRQDKYGWVLHAESEWQTHLQQLVHERGIFPMRKSSVNQDPDWQLCPIEGPYRMRKKLERCRLKLDTIQNVLDGQFEVGKAELSKEKNENDLNASDNDSEPFFQLLTDSAKQNGLDGELYDGSFFKKPDNAKDVASARTEWNDDRASSLNEASLHSALEFGGKSSSASVPNDDSVQERSDLGSPWQSSSARIDDVKVTDDKSDKELHDNGEYLIRPYLEPFEKIRFRYNCERVMGLDKHDGIFLIGELSLYVIENFYIDDSGCICEKECKDELSIIDQALGVKKDVNLDFQSKSTSSWGATEKSGVGGRAWAYNGGAWGKEKVCTSGSLPHPWNMWKLNSVHELLKRDYQLRPVAVEIFSMDGCNDLLVFHKKEREEVFRNLVAMNLPRNSMLDTTISGSAKQESNEGSRLFKSMAKSFSKRWQNGEISNFQYLMHLNTLAGRGYSDLTQYPVFPWVLSDYESENLDLLDPKTFRGLDKPMGCQTLEGEEEFRKRYESWDDPEVPKFHYGSHYSSAGIVLFYLLRLPPFSAENQKLQGGQFDHADRLFNSIRDTWFSAAGKGNTSDVKELIPEFFYMPEFLENRFNLDLGEKQSGEKVGDVGLPPWAKGSAREFIRKHREALESDYVSQNLHHWIDLIFGYKQRGKAAEEAVNVFYHYTYEGSVDIDSVTDPAMKASILAQINHFGQTPKQLFLKPHVERQVNRRVPHPLKYSNHLVQHEIRKTSSSITQIVTVNEKILVAGTNCLLKPRTYTKYVAWGFPDRSLRFMNYDQDRLLSTHENLHGGNQIQCTGVSHDGQILVTGADDGLVSVWRISNYGPRVLRRLQLEKALCAHTSKITCLHVSQPYMLIVSGSDDCTVVVWDLSSLVFVRQLPEFPAPISAIYVNDLTGEIVTAAGILLAVWSVNGDCLAMVNTSQLPSDSILSVTSSSFSDWLDTNWFVTGHQSGAVKVWQMVHHTNIESSQQKSTSNGLGGLNLNDKAPEYRLVLHKVLKFHKHPVTALLLTNDLKQLLSGDSGGHLLSWTVPDESLRASMNQG; encoded by the exons CCTATTGATAAACAATCACTCCTTGATTCGGGTATATTTTGCTGTCTCATTCATATTCTCAATGCCCTTCTGGATCCTGATGAAGCCAATCAAAAGCAAAAGGCTACTGATCGTGATGAACTATTTTCAACTGAGAAAGATTATGATGGTGATGCTGGTCAAGTCCGTCGGCTTGAG GTAGAGGGGAGTGTTGTGCATATTATGAAAGCGCTGGCAAACCATCCTTTGGCAGCACAAAGTTTGATTGAGGATGATTCTCTTCAGTTGCTCTTTCAGATGGTTGCGAATGGCTCTTTGACAGTCTTCTCTCGATATAAGGAGGGCCTGGTTCTGCTGCACAGCATCCAGCTTCACAGACATGCTATGCAG ATTCTTGGTCTTCTTTTGGTCAATGACAATGGGAGCACTGCACAATATCTTCGTAAACATCATCTG ATCAAAGTTCTTTTAATGGCCGTCAAAGATTTCAATCCTGATTGTGGTGATCCTACATATACCATGGGCATTGTGGATTTGCTGCTTGAATGTGTGGAATTGTCATATAGACCTG AAGCTGGTGGTGTCAGGCTTAGGGAGGATATACATAATGCCCATGGTTATCAGTTCCTTGTACAGTTTGCTTTAACACTTTCCTCAATGCCGAAAAGTCAGGGGTTCCATTCTGTTCATTTTAAATCTTCAGACCAAAATTCTGCTTCAGGCGGTTCCCATGCACAGGATGTTGTAGACATGCAGGATTCCAGGGGAGAAAAAGGACCCTTAGCTGAACAACTTTCTCCCACACTGTCTAGGTTGCTTGATGTTCTTGTTAATCTAGCTCAAACTGGCTCAACTGAATCGAAAGGTTCCAAGTCTTCTCATACCAGGTCCAGTGGCCATAGCAGAAGTTGTACACCATCTTCAGACAGATTGGCTGATGAAGTTTGGGAAAAGGACAATAATAAAGTCAAAGACCTTGAAGCAGTTCAGATGTTGCAGGATATTTTCCTCAAAGCAGATAGCAGGGAGTTGCAAGCAGAAGTTCTGAATAGAATGTTCAAAATATTTTCAAGTCATCTTGAAAATTATAAGTTGTGCCAGCAGTTACGGACTGTTCCACTTTTCATCCTAAATATGGCTGGTTTTTCTCCATCTTCCCAAGAGATACTTCTAAAAATTCTTGAGTATGCTGTGACTGTTGTGAATTGCGTCCCTGAGCAAGAGTTACTGTCACTTTGTTGCTTGTTGCAGCAACCAATATCATCAGAGTTAAAGCACACTGTACTTTCTTTTTTGGTAAAACTTCTATCTTTTGACCAGCAGTACAAAAAGGTCCTCCGAGAAGTTGGTGTCCTGGAGGTATTGTTGGATGACCTGAAGCAGCACAAGTTGCTTTTGGGTTCAGAACATCAAAGTGGCAATACTAATCAGTTGGAGAGAAAGTCCAGCTCAAGCAGCTTTAAAAAGCACTTGGACAGCAAGGACGTAATTATTTCATCACCCAGGTTAATGGAATCTGGTTCAGTGAAGCTTCCTATGTTTGAAGTTGACCGTACAATTACTATTGCATGGGATTGTATGGTCTCTTTATTAAAGAAAACTGAAACCAATCAATCATCTTTCCGTGTGGCTAATGGTGTAACTGCTGTTCTCCCGTTTCTTGTGTCTGACACACACCGTGCAGGGGTGCTTAGGGTATTGTCATGTTTGGTCATTGAAGATAGTACCCAG GCACATCCTGAAGAATTAGGTGTGATTGTTGAAATTCTAAAAAGTGGAATGGTTACCAGTGTTTTGGGATCTCAATACAGGCTTCAAAATGATGCAAAATGCGACACTATGGGGGCTTTATGGCGCATTCTGGGAGTTAACAACTCAGCTCAGAGGGTTTTTGGTGAAGCCACTGGTTTTTCTCTTCTGCTTACTACACTCCATAGTTTCCAAAGTGACGGAGAGCATTCAGATCAATCTTCTTTAGAGGTTTACATTAAGGTGTTTACGTATTTGTTGCGTCTAGTGACTGCTGGAGTGTGTGATAATGCTGTTAATAGGACAAAATTGCACACACTTATATCATCCCAAACTTTCTATGATCTTCTGTCTGAGTCAGGCTTGCTTAGTGTGGACTGTGAAAAGCAAGTCATACAATTATTGTTTGAACTAGCTCTTGAAATTGTGCTTCCACCCTTCTTAACATCAGAAAGTGTTACATCCTCGGATGTGCTTGATAATGAGTCATCAAGTTTTTCAATAATGACCACATCAGGCTCATTTCATCCTGATAAGGAACGGGTGTTTAACGCTGGTGCTGTCAGAGTTCTTATTCGGTCGTTACTGCTCTTTACTCCAAAGATGCAGCTTGAAGTTCTTAACCTTATTGAAAGGCTTGCTCGTGCTGGTCCCTTCAATCAGGAAAACCTCACCTCTATAG GTTGCATTGAACTTCTGCTGGAAACCATTCACCCCTTCCTTTTGGGCTCATCTCCATTAATGAAGTATGCTCTGGAGATTGTTGAAGTACTTGGGGCATACAG GCTATCTGCATCAGAACTTCGAGTGCTTATTAGATATGTGTTGCAAATGAGGTCAATGAGGTCAGGTCGTATACTTGTGGACATGATGGAAAGGTTAATTGTCATGGAGGATTCAGAAAATATTTCCCTTGCGCCATTTGTAGAGATGGACATGAGCAAGATTGGTCATGCTTCCATTCAGGTTTCTCTGGGAGAAAGATCATGGCCTCCAGCAGCTGGTTATTCATTTGTCTGTTGGTTTCAGTTTCGAAATCTCTTGAAGTTGCAAGCAAAAGAAACAGAGTCCAAAGCTGGTCCTTTTAAGAAGTGGAGCAGTTCTGCCAGGAAACATCATGAACGGCATATTCTCAGGATATTTTCTGTTGGTGCAGCAAATAATGAAAATGCATTCTATGCAGAATTATATCTTGATGAGGATGGTGTTCTTACCCTTGCAACTAGCAATTCTTGCTCCTTATCGTTTTCTGGATTGGAACTTGAGGAAGGCAGGTGGCATCACCTTGCAGTTGTACATAGCAAGCCAAATGCTCTTGCTGGATTGTTCCAAGCCAGTGTTGCTTATGTGTATCTTGATGGAAAGCTTAGACACACAGGGAAACTAGGATATTCTCCATCTCCGATTGGAAAACCTTTGCAGGTAACCGTTGGGACTCCAGTTACTTGTGCAAGAGTTAGTGACTTGATCTGGAAGGTCCGTTCTTGCTACCTTTTTGAGGAGGTGCTCACCTCAGGTTGTATTTGTTTCATGTACATTCTTGGTAGAGGATATAGAGGGCTCTTCCAGGACACAGATCTTCTTCGTTTTGTCCCTAACCAGGCATGTGGTGGCGGTAGCATGGCTATCTTAGATACATTAGATGCTGACTTGACCTTGGCTTCTAGTACACAGAAGCTTGACATATCTAATAAGCAAGGAGACTCCAAGGCAGATGGCAGTGGAATTGTTTGGGACTTGGAGAGGCTAGGTTCTCTCTCTTTACAGCTCTCTGGGAAGAAGCTTATATTTGCATTTGATGGAACCTGTGCAGAAGCTATTCGAGCATCAGGGGAGGTCTCCATGCTCAATCTAGTTGATCCATTATCAGCAGCTGCTTCTCCTATTGGGG GTATACCACGATTTGGGCGTCTTCATGGGGATATTTACCTATGTAGGCAATGTGTAATTGGTGATACTGTCTGCCTGGTCGGTGGGATGACTGTTATCCTGGCCTTAGTTGAGGCTGCTGAGACTAGGGACATGCTACACATGGCCCTTACCTTACTGGCCTCTGCCCTTCATCAGAATCCTCAGAATGTGAGAGACATGCAGAAATGCCGGGGATACCATTTGCTGGCTGTCTTTTTGCGTCGTCGAATGTCATTGTTCGACATGCAATGTCTTGAGATATTTTTCCAGATTGCTGCCTGTGAAGCTTCATTTTCAGAACCAAGGAAGTTGATATATAATCGAACTAATTTGTCAGCAGCTACAACAATGCAGGAAACAAGTTTTGAGGAACTTAACTTGTCAAGGTTTCGTGATGAATTTTCTTCAGTCGGATCTCAAGGAGACATGGATGATTTTTCTGCCCAAAAAGATTCATTTAGCCATATTTCAGAGCTTGAAAGTGCTGATATTCCGGCTGAAACCTCAAATTGCATTGTCTTGTCAAATGAAGACATGGTTGAACATGTCTTGTTGGATTGGACATTGTGGGTAACTGCACCAGTTGCAATTCAAATTGCACTTCTTGGTTTTCTAGAGCATCTAGTGTCCATGCACTGGTACAGAAATCATAACCTTACTGTTCTGCGCCGAATAAACCTTGTTCAACATTTATTAGTTACTCTTCAAAGGGGTGATGTTGAAGTTCCCGTTTTGGAGAAATTGGTTGTATTGCTTGGTGTCATTTTGGAAGATGGGTTTCTCTCTTCTGAACTGGAACATGTGGTTAGGTTTGTGATTATGACATTTGATCCACCTGACTTGACACCCCGACATCCAATAATGCGTGAGGCCATGGGAAAGCATGTAATCGTGAGAAACATGCTGTTGGAGATGCTTATTGATCTGCAAGTAACCATTAAATCTGAAGAGGTGCTTGAGCAGTGGCATAAGATTGTGTCTTCTAAATTGATTACATATTTTCTAGACGAATCTGTTCACCCAACAAGTATGAGGTGGATCATGACTCTTCTTGGAGTTTGTCTTACTTCATCCCCTACATTTGCACTAAAATTTCGCACCAGTGGAGGTTATCAAGGCTTGAACCGGGTGCTTCCAAGCTTCTATGATTCCCCAGACATATATTACATTTTGTTCTGTCTGATATTTGGAAAGTCTGTCTATCCTAGATTGCCGGAAGTTCGCATGCTAGACTTTCACGCGCTTATGCCAAATGATGGAAGTTTTGTGGAACTGAAATTCGTAGAATTGTTGGAATCTGTTATTACCATGGCAAAATCTACATTTGATAGGCTGAGCGTTCAGTCAATGCTTGCTCACCAATCTGGTAATCTTTCCCAGGTTGGTGCTGGCCTTGTGGCAGAACTTGTGAATGGAAATGCAGACATGGCTGGGGAGCTGCAAGGTGAAGCATTGATGCATAAAACATATGCGGCACGCTTAATGGGTGGGGAGGCATCGGCCCCTTTTGCTGCTACTTCGGTCTTGAGATTTATGGTTGATTTGGCAAAAATGTGTTCCCCTTTCACTGGTGTCTGCAAAAGAGCAGAGTTTCTTGAAAGCTGCATTGACCTATATTTTTCTTGTGTCAG AGCGGCCCATGCTGTGAAGATGGCAAAGGAGCTATCTGTAAAGGCAGAAGAGAAGAACTTGAATGATTGTGACGATTCCTGTAGTTCCCAGAACACATTTTCTAGCCTACCTCATGAGCAGGATCAGTCTGCCAAAACCTCCATTAGTGTTGGAAGCTTCCCTCCTGGTCAGGTGAGTTCAAATTCTGAAGACACGGCTGTTCCCCCAAATTCGGGGACTGATGATAAAACAGAGACCAACGCTACTGCAGCCAAGCAGGAATTACACAAATCAGTGCAAGACCATGTACAAGCTGTTCAGAGCTTAGAAAGTGATAATGTTGACCAGGTTTCCGCCCCCTCCAGCACAAATGATTATAATTTCCGTAAGAGGGTCACCCTGGAGCCCATTAAACCAGTGGATTCTCAGAGTTCCACATCGTTTACCATGCTGGATTCTCCCAATTTATCAGAGAAGTCTAGTTCTAGACTCCCACTCacactctctccttctcctgTTTTAGCATTGACATCTTGGCTGGGAAGTGGAGGCTATAATGAATCCAAATCTCCCTCAGTTGCCACTCCTTCCATTGATTCTTCTGTGACTACCACTGAATTTGATCCATCTTCAGACCTGAAGTCTCCTGGGCCTTCTACTGCAAGTACCTTTTTTTCAGCTAGTCCAAAGCTACTtcttgaaatggatgaatgtggCTATGGAGGTGGTCCTTGTTCTGCCGGAGCCACTGCTGTTTTAGATTTTATTGCAGAAGTTCTGTCTGAGTTTGTGACTGAGCAAATTAAAGTATCACAAATTATAGAGGGAATCTTGGAAAGTGTTCCATTATATGTTGATGCAGATTCTATGTTGGTATTCCAGGGATTGTGCCTTAGTCGACTGATGAACTTTCTGGAAAGGCGTCTCTTGCGCGAtgatgaagaaaatgagaaaaagCTAGATAAAAATCGTTGGTCCTCAAATTTAGATTCATTATGCTGGATGATAGTGGATCGTGCATATATGGGCGCTTTTCCTCAACCTTCTGGAATACTAAAGACACTCGAGTTCTTATTATCTATGCTACAATTGGCAAATAAAGATGGTCGAATTGAAGAAGCTACTCCTAGTGGGAAGAGCCTATTATCTATTGGAAGAGGGAGCAGGCAACTTGATGCTTATATACATTCAATTCTTAAAAATACAAATCGTATGATACTGTATTGCTTTCTGCCATCATTCTTGTCTTCAATAGGAGAAGATGATCTGCTTTTGTGCTTAGGTTTGCTAGTTGAATCAAAGAAGAGAGTTTCCTCCAACTCTTCACTTGATAATTCAGGAATTGATATCTGCACGGTCTTACAGTTATTAGTTGCTCACAGGCGAATTATATTCTGTCCCAGCAATATGGATACAGATATAAATTGTTGTCTTTGTGTCAATTTAATCTCTCTCCTCTGTGACCAACGACAGAATGTGCAGAACTTGGCTGTTGATATTGTCAAGTATCTCCTGGTGCATCGTCGGGTGGCTCTAGAAGATTTGCTGGTCTCAAAGCCAAACCAAGGACACCAACTGGATGTGCTACATGGGGGATTTGACAAGTTATTAACTGAAAATTTATCTGCTTTCTTTGAATGGCTTCAAAGTTCTGAATTGTTGGTGAATAAAGTACTAGAGCAGTGTGCTTCCATTATGTGGGTACAGTATATTACTGGATCAGCAAAATTCCCAGGAGTGAGAATTAAAGCTATGGAGGGTCGTCGCAAGAGAGAAATGGGGAGAAAATCAAGGGATGCGTCAAAGTTAGATGTAAAGCACTGGGAGCAGGTGAATGAACGGAGATATGCACTAGAATTGGTGCGCGATGCTATGTCCACTGAGCTAAGAGTTGTGCGTCAAGACAAGTATGGATGGGTTCTGCATGCTGAGAGCGAGTGGCAAACCCATCTTCAACAACTTGTCCATGAGCGGGGAATATTTCCAATGCGAAAATCCTCCGTTAATCAGGATCCTGATTGGCAGCTTTGTCCAATTGAAGGTCCATACAGGATGCGCAAAAAACTTGAGCGCTGCAGATTGAAACTTGATACCATCCAAAATGTTCTTGATGGACAATTTGAAGTAGGGAAAGCAGAGCTGTCcaaagagaaaaatgagaatgATCTGAATGCTTCTGATAACGATTCTGAACCATTCTTTCAACTTCTGACTGATAGTGCCAAACAGAATGGCCTTGATGGTGAGCTGTATGATGGatcattttttaaaaaaccAGATAATGCCAAAGATGTTGCTTCTGCTAGGACTGAATGGAATGATGATAGAGCTAGTAGTCTCAATGAAGCAAGTTTGCACTCTGCACTCGAGTTTGGTGGCAAATCTAGTTCAGCATCTGTCCCCAATGATGACAGTGTACAAGAACGATCTGACCTAGGGTCTCCATGGCAATCTTCTTCTGCAAGAATTGATGATGTCAAAGTCACAGATGATAAATCAGATAAGGAACTTCATGATAATGGTGAATACCTGATCAGACCTTATCTGGAACCTTTTGAAAAGATACGATTTCGATACAATTGTGAACGAGTTATGGGTCTGGACAAGCATGATGGTATATTTTTAATCGGCGAGCTTTCTCTGTATGTGATTGAAAATTTCTATATCGATGACTCTGGGTGTATTTGTGAAAAGGAATGCAAAGATGAACTCTCTATCATTGATCAGGCTCTTGGTGTAAAGAAGGATGTTAATTTGGATTTCCAGTCAAAGTCAACTTCATCTTGGGGAGCAACAGAAAAGTCAGGAGTTGGGGGAAGAGCATGGGCCTATAATGGTGGTGCATGGGGAAAGGAGAAAGTCTGTACTAGTGGTAGTCTACCTCACCCTTGGAACATGTGGAAACTTAACAGTGTTCATGAGCTTTTGAAGCGTGATTACCAGCTGCGTCCTGTTGCTGTTGAAATTTTTAGCATGGATGGATGTAATGATCTCCTGGTGTTCcacaaaaaagaaagggaagaaGTTTTCAGAAATCTGGTAGCCATGAATCTTCCTAGAAATAGCAT GTTGGACACAACCATATCAGGATCAGCAAAACAAGAAAGCAATGAGGGTAGCCGACTATTTAAGTCAATGGCCAAGTCCttttcaaagagatggcaaaaTGGAGAAATAAGCAATTTCCAGTACCTCATGCATCTCAACACGTTGGCAGGACGGGGGTACAGTGATCTTACCCAATATCCAGTTTTTCCGTGGGTTCTTTCAGATTACGAGAGTGAAAACCTGGACTTGTTAGATCCAAAAACATTTCGTGGACTTGACAAGCCGATGGGTTGTCAAACGTTAGAGGGCGAAGAAGAATTCAGGAAAAG GTACGAGAGCTGGGACGATCCGGAGGTCCCAAAATTCCATTATGGTTCTCATTATTCCAGTGCTGGGATTGTCCTCTTCTATCTTCTACGCCTACCACCGTTCAGTGCAGAGAATCAAAAGCTACAAGGAGGGCAATTTGACCATGCTGATCGTCTTTTTAATAGTATTAGAGATACTTGGTTCAGTGCAGCTGGAAAGGGCAACACATCAGATGTGAAGGAGTTGATTCCTGAATTTTTCTACATGCCAGAATTCCTGGAAAATCGTTTCAATCTTGATTTGGGTGAGAAACAATCAGGAGAGAAG GTTGGTGATGTTGGCTTACCTCCATGGGCTAAAGGCAGTGCTAGAGAATTCATCAGGAAGCACAGGGAGGCCCTGGAATCTGATTACGTTTCACAAAATTTGCATCATTGGATAGATCTCATTTTTGGATATAAACAGAGAGGAAAG GCAGCTGAGGAAGCTGTGAATGTTTTCTATCACTACACGTACGAGGGGAGTGTAGACATAGACTCAGTGACAGATCCTGCAATGAAAGCCTCAATTCTAGCACAAATTAATCATTTTGGGCAGACACCCAAACAGCTATTCCTCAAACCCCATGTGGAAAGGCAGGTCAACAGAAGGGTTCCTCATCCACTCAAGTACTCAAACCATCTTGTTCAGCATGAGATACGCAAGACATCGTCTTCTATAACTCAGATTGTTACTGTCAACGAGAAAATCCTAGTGGCAGGAACAAATTGTTTGCTTAAGCCAAGAACGTATACTAAATATGTTGCATGGGGTTTTCCAGATCGTAGCTTAAGATTTATGAACTATGATCAAGATCGACTCCTATCCACACACGAGAATCTTCATGGGGGCAACCAGATTCAGTGTACTGGCGTTAGCCATGATGGTCAGATTCTGGTCACTGGGGCTGATGATGGCTTAGTTTCTGTTTGGAGAATCAGTAATTACGGTCCTCGTGTTTTGAGACGCTTGCAGTTGGAGAAGGCACTTTGCgcccacacatccaaaattACATGTCTTCATGTTAGCCAGCCTTACATGCTGATTGTGAGTGGATCAGATGACTGCACTGTTGTTGTATGGGATCTCAGCTCCTTGGTTTTTGTTAGGCAGCTCCCTGAGTTCCCAGCGCCGATTTCTGCAATTTATGTGAATGACTTGACAGGGGAAATTGTGACAGCAGCTGGAATTTTACTTGCAGTTTGGAGCGTTAATGGGGACTGTCTTGCAATGGTTAACACGTCTCAACTGCCTTCTGATTCAATTCTTTCTGTGACAAGTAGTTCATTTTCTGATTGGCTGGATACGAACTGGTTTGTAACCGGTCATCAGAGCGGGGCTGTTAAGGTTTGGCAAATGGTTCACCACACCAACATCGAGAGTTCCCAACAGAAGTCAACGAGCAATGGATTGGGGGGTTTAAATCTCAATGATAAAGCACCAGAGTACAGGTTGGTCCTCCACAAGGTGCTCAAGTTTCATAAGCATCCCGTTACTGCCCTTCTCCTTACAAATGACCTCAAGCAGTTACTAAGTGGGGATTCTGGTGGGCATTTGCTGTCATGGACAGTGCCAGATGAGAGCTTGAGAGCTTCAATGAATCAGGGGTGA